The genomic region atttttatattagtGAAGTTTACTACCCCTGCATGAAGAGGCATTATTATGGCACCTCATTCCTTGAATGGGGAAAATCAACTTGGCAAAGGCAAGAATTTTGTGCtattagatgattttttttttttttttttttttttaatcttaatttttgttaattaggtTGACCCCCTTTAGTAGATTTTATGGCACAGCCACTGCTCAAGGTTCTCTATAAAATCAACATTTGCGCATTAAAAGACACTTTAAAAAAATCATAGACGAATTAAAACCACATTATCGTTAGCCTATCGTGAGGTTAAGTTCACCCTTTatcccttagtatagataatattgtttattcaaaaagaaaaaagtgtcATTCTATAATTCTCCCGAATGTACAGCTTTTTTCACTTacatcttatatatatatagcagatAATGTCTTTTTCAGAACGCTGTAACAACTCCCTCAGACAATTGTCGACAAACTCAATAATCGGGTTACAGATTACAGAAGACAATGTATGGGTTGGCTATACGTACATTTTCAGCCACACTTTGtctaaatttcattttaaaaaaaccAAGACaatattaataaacaaacaaaagttAATTTTATTCTCTCGGGGCTCCAAGtcgtttttttctcttttttgcaACAGAAATCTGTAATTTAAGGGTAAAGATAtgaagactaaatttatagacaaaattttagaaattaaatgatatggaagttgatgattgaattattacttaagcgttgataaatgtgctcatttttattggtgacacgttatttaatttacaaattttgtctttaaatttaatcttcctagcattacccttttatCAGTAATCCGTATATCTTGTACTAAAGTCTAACGTTTATCGTAAATATTAACCTAGAGAAATGTAGATGTGTTATTTCCTATAAAAATTGGCAATCGAAGGTGTCTAGACATTTCCTGATGAAATATATTTTCTGCACAAAAAAGTTGGTCGCCATTAGAAAAACAGAAACGAGTTGGTGGTGGATAGAAGGTTCGAAACCCCCATGTTTTGATATtggtaaaatttaaaaacaatgtGGGACTTATAAGCTAACCTGCAATGAAGTAAAGAAACACATAGAGCCAATGATTAATGTTCGTAAAATATAATCAGAATTTCGTGAGTATAAGTGATATTACTACACTAAATTATAAGTTATAGAGAGAAAAAGTTTGAACTCGAGACGAAAATTGTAATCACCAAGTAATCCACTACTTGCATAATTCTAAATGTCAAACAAATAATGCTACACTGATGATTAGTGATTTCCTGTAAACAagtaattataaatttaaactGGTcaataaattaccaaaaaaacaGACACAAGACATTCCAAAccaatcaataattagatttaACAGCAGCAGATCGCATGTCATTGTCATTAGCAATTCGACATTCGAATTAAGAACCATCTAACAATCATTTGTACAACAAAAGCCCCAGCTGGTTCCTGAATCCCATTAATAATTGTACTCAAAACTAAAatagcagagagagagagagagagagagagagagaatcacaAATCTAGCTACGATTTCTTGGGTCTCTGGTAGTAGTTATATAATTATACATAGTTGTTGGTGTTGCTAGTAGTACAGGACCAAGCGCCTGGAGCAGAGAGTACAGAAGTACTTCCTCTTGATCTTGAAGCACAAGGGCAGAAAGCAGAGCTTCCGCTGAGACTCGACATCCACCGCCTGCACTTTGCCTCCGCAGTACGGGCATGCTCCAGGAGCTTGCTGCCTCCCCAGCTCCTTCTCCTCCTCGTCGCACACGTACACCAGCCACATTTTTTTGTTCTGGGATTTAACTCCTCTGGTTCTCTGGGATTTTGTTGAGATGGGTGTTATGGGGAAGCTGGGTTTTGATAGAGCGCTCTTGGATGGGGGTTTTGGTGGGGTTGGTGACTTGGAGTTGGACAACTCAAtgtgaaattaataaaaagaaactgAAGCCTGTCAGACTGTCAGACTGTCAGACTATTAGTGACTACTTAAAGGGAAggcgagagagaaagaggttGAGGAGAGGAATATGGGATTGGATCCTTTCCTGAGCAGAAGATCAGATCCTCCTGATCCACTAACATGAATCattgaattttgatccaacggatataattattataatttttagagaagTTTcgtgtttgtagccgttggattttaatCCAACGATCCATGTTAGTAGGTCAGGAGAATCCTGATCTCCTGCCTAGGAAATAATCCAATTCCGAGGAATATACCCCACATATATTgacttgggtttttttttttttttttttgtttttgaataaccgatattatttatattaggGGATGATGTGTACCTAATCTCACAATAGATTaaaaataatgtgattcaaattcgcttttggcgataattgaacctaagagctttcacttacaagtaaaaaaaaataccactaaatcatagtactaagtgatagTAACTATgagttatatatttatttttttaggatAGGTCTCATAAGGAGTAAATATAATAGGAAAATCGGAAAAACTTGATATAAATTCGTCATTTATAAAAGTCGAAATTAAGATCTTCTTGCAATTAAGGAGATATTATTAAAAGTAGTACGGGTGACTATAATATTGCTTTATGAATGATGTTATTATGTGTTACTAGAAACTTGATCATGATTACAGGCAGTCTGACAAACTTAAGACAAAAATATGATCACACTTGTATGTGGTTTTGTAATTTTCCTAAAAAACTACATGAAAAACATATTTTGATAAGTATGTATAGTTTAAAAATCCGCCAAGGATATTTTCCTATAAAATCTTTTTTTGCTTTGTATTAACCAGCTACATTGTTCCTGCAAGGGCTCCAAGTCCGGACAGCTTTTTTTTAGGAAGATTCAACGAAACACTcctggtactgtttatttttaacgaaaatttttcattaaaattaaagtttattttgaacttttcgttagtttttttttttttttttttatattctttttatCCTTCTTGTTGGGATATTGCTGGTTTGTATGTTATTGCTCTTGTGCAAGATTTTTTAAGCGTGGTTGGTTGTACTCGAATGCTAATTGCAATTCTATGAATCTTAGCCCTAAAATGGAAACGGCAGACAATATTACACAGTATTGCCTAATTGCTCTTGCTTACTTATTGTTTAAAATTATTCCTAAGATTCTTGCTGATTGGTTTGGTGGTATTGCAACCCGATTATCTCTCCTCAGCAACAAGCTTTCTTAAAAGAAGGACAAATCTTTGAAGGATGTGCATTAATTGGTGACCAAAAATTCATTGTTGCACATTGAAATTGATATCAAAATTATTAGAAGTAAAACACTATATTTATTTATGGTTGACTTTATCAAATTTATAGGTGAGTGACCAAGCATTCCAACATTCTGATGTGAATAAAAAAGTGATTTGAGTATTTAGACTTGAACACCATCACAACAATTGACTTGTTATTCACTAAGACGGTAAtcataagagcaactccacccctatccaCTTTGCGCTAGCACCCAGCCtatttatccacttaattgaacagtaatagactcaatgaacagtaataggccaaagcatctccaccccaaaaaaaatgtgctggcacctagtctaaaaatgcgctggcacaaacgatctccacccctacaaaatacgctggcacccagtccatttaaaatattaaataatttttttataaaataataataaaaaaatagttttaatttcggataggatttttaaccaatctcgtcacgccacgtgtcattatccgaacgtactattttttgaatagatttccgctaagattttcaaccaatcccgacaacccacgtgtcacttcctgtttacaataatttaggcaagatttcgataagatttttaaccaatctcgtcacgccacgtgtcattatccgaacgtactattttttgaatagatttccgctaagattttcaaccaatcacgtagtgccacgtggcattgtccagaacctcatcttctttttttttgtccatataaaccctacatccctacatccatcctcacactaaactcaatccttttttttagctcagaattcttctttatcgttttcaaatcttgaattcttacaatgtcttcttcaaggagagcgtataaacagttgcaagagcagcagaaaaggttgttggcacaacaggaagaattggtcaatcttgaccaaggtggaggtggagatgaggccttcgcaatggaggaggatgaggatgatcaccatagaaggcggagggcctcacattcccgccgtaccatggaagctatgggtcagatagccaaacccggacgtgcggcaaacatcgatagaagaagggaaagacgaggtaaagatctcttggaagattattttattcccaacagcgttttccctgatcatgtttttagacgtcgttttaaaatgcaacgaagtttgttcgctaaaatcatgagtgatgtttgcaaccatgatccatattttgtgcaaaaagaggatgcttttcatgttctaggtcttcttcctgagcaaaaaattacggctgccttgcgaatgcttgcatatggagcatctgcagatcaagtggatgagatcgcaaggataggaaaaacaacagttctggagtccctgatgcggtttttgctctgcaattgaagccctctacaccaatgagtaccttcggcAACCCACGACAAGGGACATGCtaaggcttctgaggaagggtgagatgcgaggctaccctggcatgattggaagcatcgactgcatgcactggacatggaaaaactgtccaagtgcatggcaaggagcttatggcaacagaaaaggagccaaaagcatcattctggaagcggtggcttcttttgatacatggatttggcatgctttttttggtgttccaggagctcagaatgatctaaatgtccttgcccaatctccagtgtttgacgaactgctacaag from Pyrus communis chromosome 4, drPyrComm1.1, whole genome shotgun sequence harbors:
- the LOC137730577 gene encoding uncharacterized protein, coding for MWLVYVCDEEEKELGRQQAPGACPYCGGKVQAVDVESQRKLCFLPLCFKIKRKYFCTLCSRRLVLYY